One Desulfarculaceae bacterium DNA window includes the following coding sequences:
- a CDS encoding thioredoxin domain-containing protein, protein MPLKGMFSGLAALAALCLLAGLGPAWAQAPGDQAIRDYIKAHPEVILEALSHDKEALYDMVLDGRDIKQRRTWRANIKTSLAKPLKPKLEPDRPRRGEPKAPILVVEYSDFLCPSCARGARIVEQLLRKDPDKFQLILKHMPSGDLSRQLALYFEAIGRQDPGKAWQFYTQVFNHQHEISKKGLKAALEIVNKLNLDQARLARDLADPALAKRIKEDSAEGRAFNLGGTPAFVAAGVALRGPAPVEAFEDVWYISRGQQPPPLSK, encoded by the coding sequence ATGCCGCTCAAAGGGATGTTTTCAGGCCTGGCCGCGCTGGCGGCCCTGTGCCTGCTTGCCGGCCTGGGGCCGGCCTGGGCCCAGGCGCCCGGCGACCAGGCCATCAGGGACTACATCAAGGCCCACCCCGAAGTGATTCTGGAGGCCCTGTCCCACGACAAGGAAGCCCTCTACGACATGGTGCTGGACGGCCGCGACATCAAGCAGCGCCGCACCTGGCGGGCCAACATCAAGACCAGCCTGGCCAAGCCCCTCAAGCCCAAGCTGGAGCCGGACCGCCCCCGCCGGGGCGAGCCCAAGGCCCCCATCCTGGTGGTGGAGTACAGCGACTTCCTCTGCCCCTCCTGCGCCCGGGGCGCCCGGATCGTGGAGCAGCTTCTGCGGAAGGACCCCGACAAATTCCAGCTCATCCTCAAGCACATGCCCTCGGGCGACCTCTCGCGCCAGCTGGCCCTGTATTTCGAGGCCATCGGCCGCCAGGACCCGGGCAAGGCTTGGCAGTTCTACACCCAGGTGTTCAACCATCAGCACGAAATATCCAAAAAGGGCCTCAAAGCGGCCCTGGAGATTGTGAACAAACTGAACCTGGACCAGGCCCGCCTGGCCCGCGATTTGGCCGACCCTGCCCTGGCCAAGCGCATCAAGGAAGATTCGGCCGAGGGGCGCGCCTTCAACCTGGGCGGCACCCCCGCCTTCGTGGCGGCCGGGGTGGCCTTGCGCGGCCCGGCTCCGGTGGAGGCTTTCGAGGACGTGTGGTACATCAGCCGGGGGCAGCAACCACCGCCTTTGTCCAAGTGA
- a CDS encoding TolC family protein: MGHKLAKALWWACALVCLAAPALAAEPPRPMLPGGGTSKAMDMSLPEAVFLAVRGNTDIKNAYLDRVVQKFNLEVAEHKFKPDVTFDANVQRTGSDFDENQQGFEDSSDSNDTQVNASATVSQRIPTGAQFTFSWQFNKTTGDTSGSWDSSDDSIANTWSLQAQQPLLRGGGYDVNMASVRQARIAEQQNILGLKGTLISTITTAIYNYRAYLESAEQVKIALRSLKRAYQLLKENKALIAAGRMAKSDLVQSQSNLANQRIAYQQALNSLQQNRLELLRVLNMNKNTKVLPTEGFNLPQDLPSMDQALALAYANQPAYLQAKLMLDNSKQDMILAKNNMLWDLNLMVNYSGTVNDSDQSGHTNESNWSAGLYLSVPVYGQPRLSRQQQLLSARSNLFKAKNSLKQAEENLLINVDNGLRDLNIKKEQVKLSQEALALSQQQLTNEQEKLRYGRSSNFQVVTYQLDLANSELTLLSAKVEYLNSLVALDQTLGTTLNTWRIAFKTQRKASEKKVWEK, encoded by the coding sequence TTGGGGCATAAGCTGGCCAAGGCGCTTTGGTGGGCCTGTGCACTGGTGTGCCTGGCCGCGCCGGCCTTGGCCGCAGAGCCGCCCCGGCCCATGCTGCCCGGCGGTGGCACGAGCAAGGCCATGGACATGAGCCTGCCCGAGGCGGTGTTCCTGGCGGTCCGGGGCAATACGGACATCAAGAACGCCTATTTGGACCGCGTGGTGCAGAAGTTCAACCTGGAGGTGGCAGAGCACAAGTTCAAGCCCGACGTCACCTTCGACGCCAATGTGCAACGCACCGGCTCGGACTTCGACGAAAACCAGCAGGGGTTCGAGGACTCCAGCGACAGCAACGATACTCAGGTCAACGCCTCGGCCACGGTTAGCCAGCGGATCCCCACCGGAGCCCAGTTCACCTTCTCCTGGCAGTTCAACAAGACCACCGGCGACACCAGCGGCAGCTGGGACAGCTCCGACGACTCCATCGCCAACACCTGGAGCTTACAAGCCCAGCAGCCCCTGCTCAGGGGCGGGGGCTACGACGTGAACATGGCCTCGGTGCGCCAGGCCCGCATTGCCGAGCAGCAGAACATCCTGGGCCTCAAGGGCACCCTGATCAGCACCATCACCACGGCCATCTACAATTACCGCGCCTACCTGGAGTCGGCCGAGCAGGTCAAGATCGCCCTGCGCTCGCTCAAACGGGCCTACCAGCTCCTGAAGGAGAACAAGGCGCTCATCGCGGCCGGCCGCATGGCCAAGAGCGACCTGGTGCAGTCCCAGTCCAACCTGGCCAACCAACGCATCGCCTATCAGCAGGCGCTCAACTCCCTGCAGCAGAACCGTCTGGAGCTGCTCAGGGTGCTCAACATGAACAAAAACACCAAGGTGCTGCCCACCGAGGGCTTCAATCTGCCCCAGGACCTGCCCAGCATGGATCAGGCCCTGGCCCTGGCCTATGCCAACCAGCCGGCCTATTTGCAAGCCAAGCTGATGCTGGACAACAGCAAGCAGGACATGATCCTGGCCAAGAACAACATGCTCTGGGACCTCAACCTGATGGTCAACTACAGCGGCACGGTCAACGATTCCGACCAGAGCGGGCACACCAACGAGTCCAACTGGAGCGCTGGGCTCTATCTCAGCGTGCCGGTGTACGGCCAGCCCCGCCTGAGCCGCCAGCAACAGCTGCTTTCGGCCCGCTCCAACCTGTTCAAGGCCAAAAACAGCCTGAAGCAGGCGGAGGAAAACCTCCTGATCAACGTGGACAACGGGCTCAGGGACCTGAACATCAAGAAGGAGCAGGTCAAGCTCTCCCAGGAGGCGCTGGCCCTGTCCCAGCAGCAATTGACCAATGAACAGGAAAAGCTGCGCTACGGGCGTTCCTCCAACTTCCAGGTGGTAACTTACCAGCTGGACCTGGCAAACTCCGAGTTGACCCTGCTCAGCGCCAAGGTGGAATACCTCAACAGCCTGGTGGCCCTGGACCAGACTCTGGGCACCACCCTGAACACCTGGCGCATCGCCTTCAAGACCCAGCGCAAGGCATCCGAAAAGAAAGTGTGGGAAAAATGA
- a CDS encoding HlyD family efflux transporter periplasmic adaptor subunit — protein MADPAPSCVDLVQDLPQAVLGLGPGGVVEHINPNAGALLGVEPSQARGVEFAQVFADRLARGEELFKTIASAQAKGTSLDGLVVPLEGGGEPRQVALHTKPMAGGGLAVMLQDVTRQEDARQAQQKQREQIAGLALRAEQEIKSLAQTLKRSKRMRLWAALAVILLFTGVGFYVWTRTHLVSDVERDLGGANTAQAQSGLYTVRERPLSSSISLSGSIQPFETINLLSPFAGRVLERSFEYGQKVKKGAPLIKLDTTELELKLRDARVAAIKAQENYSKLTDWKNSDTVLQARRSLNKAENDLEVTEQKLQESRMLFKRGIIPLDEYRSLKEQVKNQKISLDTLKDQLKAAIDKGSKKNLVVARLQKENAEAKLAQLQDQISKSRITAPVVGVMIKPTGDQAGKHTKALEVGYQVTRGQVLAALGNLERLSVSTQVGELNVAKLKTGQKVLISSYAFPGLSLRGRIEGVSSQASLGTGDGPPTFTVKIVTDTLDQAEQGKLRLGMSADLQVEIFAKPKALVVPINAVHPGSKGGNAVTKATPDGKKTETPVKTGVTTPDMVEITSGLKPGDKVVIPSGTAGN, from the coding sequence ATGGCTGATCCCGCGCCCAGTTGCGTTGACCTGGTGCAGGATCTGCCCCAGGCGGTCCTGGGCCTGGGGCCCGGGGGAGTGGTGGAGCACATCAACCCCAATGCCGGCGCCCTGCTGGGAGTGGAGCCCTCTCAGGCGCGCGGGGTCGAGTTCGCCCAGGTTTTCGCCGACCGCCTGGCCCGCGGCGAGGAGCTGTTCAAGACCATAGCCTCGGCCCAGGCCAAGGGCACCTCCCTGGACGGCCTGGTGGTGCCCCTGGAAGGCGGCGGCGAGCCCCGCCAGGTGGCGCTGCACACCAAGCCCATGGCCGGCGGGGGGCTGGCGGTGATGCTCCAGGACGTGACCCGCCAGGAAGACGCCCGCCAGGCCCAGCAAAAGCAGCGCGAGCAGATCGCGGGCCTGGCCCTTCGGGCCGAGCAGGAGATCAAGAGCCTGGCCCAGACCCTCAAGCGCTCCAAGCGCATGCGCCTGTGGGCCGCCCTGGCGGTAATTTTGCTGTTCACCGGGGTGGGATTTTACGTCTGGACCCGCACCCACCTGGTCAGCGACGTGGAGCGCGACCTGGGCGGCGCCAATACCGCCCAGGCCCAGAGCGGCCTCTACACCGTGCGGGAGCGGCCGCTGAGCTCCTCCATCAGCCTCTCGGGCAGCATCCAGCCCTTTGAGACCATTAACCTGCTCAGCCCCTTTGCCGGGCGCGTTTTGGAGCGCAGCTTCGAGTACGGCCAAAAGGTGAAAAAGGGCGCCCCGCTGATCAAGCTGGACACCACGGAACTGGAGCTCAAGCTGCGCGACGCCCGGGTGGCGGCCATCAAGGCCCAGGAGAACTACTCCAAGCTCACTGACTGGAAAAACAGCGACACCGTGCTCCAGGCCAGGCGCTCCCTGAACAAGGCGGAGAACGACCTGGAGGTGACCGAGCAGAAACTCCAGGAGTCGCGGATGCTGTTCAAGCGGGGCATCATCCCCTTGGACGAGTACCGCTCCCTCAAGGAGCAGGTGAAGAACCAGAAGATCAGCCTGGACACCCTCAAGGACCAACTCAAGGCGGCCATCGACAAGGGCAGCAAGAAGAACCTGGTGGTGGCCCGCCTGCAAAAGGAGAACGCCGAGGCCAAGCTGGCCCAGCTCCAGGACCAGATAAGCAAGAGCCGCATCACCGCCCCGGTGGTGGGGGTGATGATCAAGCCCACCGGCGACCAGGCGGGCAAGCACACCAAGGCGTTGGAGGTGGGCTATCAGGTGACTCGGGGGCAGGTGCTGGCCGCCCTGGGCAATCTGGAGCGCCTCTCGGTGTCCACCCAGGTGGGCGAGCTCAACGTGGCCAAGCTCAAGACCGGCCAGAAGGTGCTCATCTCCAGCTACGCCTTCCCCGGCCTGTCCCTGCGGGGGCGCATCGAGGGGGTGAGCTCCCAGGCCAGCCTGGGCACCGGCGACGGGCCGCCCACCTTCACGGTCAAGATAGTCACCGACACGCTGGACCAGGCCGAGCAAGGCAAGCTGCGCCTGGGCATGAGCGCGGACTTGCAGGTGGAGATATTCGCCAAGCCCAAGGCCCTGGTGGTGCCCATCAACGCGGTGCATCCCGGCTCCAAGGGCGGTAACGCGGTCACCAAGGCCACGCCTGACGGCAAAAAAACGGAGACCCCGGTGAAGACCGGCGTCACCACCCCGGACATGGTGGAGATAACCTCGGGGCTCAAGCCCGGCGACAAGGTGGTCATCCCCTCGGGCACGGCGGGGAACTAA